In Ruminococcaceae bacterium BL-4, one DNA window encodes the following:
- a CDS encoding protein of unknown function (Evidence 5 : Unknown function): MTKEEAYDVVNDYLQTRVCAKMIKRYRVLEKLPNFFSIYRTVFSYIVLHHDNWKAECLFSNPNEFQINIHQCFWYDACLQNGCPELTSAFCACDDTLYSCLHKMRFYRSGQWFDRTW, translated from the coding sequence ATGACAAAAGAAGAGGCTTATGATGTGGTTAACGACTATCTTCAGACTCGCGTTTGTGCCAAAATGATTAAACGGTACCGAGTGTTAGAAAAGCTGCCGAATTTCTTCTCAATTTATCGCACAGTATTTTCCTATATCGTTTTGCATCATGATAACTGGAAGGCCGAATGTTTATTTTCCAACCCGAATGAATTTCAGATTAATATTCATCAGTGCTTTTGGTATGATGCCTGCCTTCAAAATGGCTGTCCGGAATTGACTTCAGCTTTTTGTGCCTGCGATGATACGCTTTATAGTTGTTTACATAAAATGCGATTTTATCGCAGTGGGCAGTGGTTCGATCGGACGTGGTGA
- a CDS encoding GGDEF domain-containing protein translates to MKSLTYLFKDIPKLRTFLESHTLLFSQTAKSVLVQVFSSLPDRKVMGRITDEIREHIPKAVIVGSTTVGEIIDGQPKVRTVVLSFSFFDETVLKTFVVADPMGTEFETGKNLIGEINSMEGVAGVLLFATPQSISVSKLFRGMSEEKFDFPAFGGGAGVYDSNAASIIFLGRQAISKGVICVAFLSKRLYIYTRTFLGWRPLSKEMTITQADGNLLNRIDEQSAFEIYNRYLNIPNDEHFFANALEFPILIQKDGEMIARVPFFVTEDGSIGFLADIDSGDKFHIGYGEPNLILNHSESIRKELYDFEPDAIFLYACVSRRFLLQDDANLEVQTFNRIAPTTGFYTYGEFIKRNNKMNLLNSTIVIVGVREGEQKSRRKLKLYKEVSNLPISNDPFSTTHSRIITRLVHFISVVTSELEDANKELKRVSCIDKLTQINNRLKLDEVLEHEFSISTRYNTGLSILILDIDHFKEVNDTFGHLVGDLVLTQLAGILKSCVRKSDTVGRWGGEEFLVILPHTRMKDAKKVAEKIRAAVEKTDFQQAGHITCSIGVASFCEGDNSEKLLSRADEALYHAKSGGRNRVGY, encoded by the coding sequence ATGAAAAGTTTAACATATTTATTTAAAGACATTCCAAAACTCAGAACTTTTTTGGAGTCCCATACTCTGCTCTTTTCTCAGACGGCAAAATCTGTTTTAGTTCAGGTCTTTTCCTCTCTGCCTGACAGGAAAGTCATGGGGCGCATTACGGATGAAATAAGAGAGCACATTCCGAAAGCAGTGATTGTCGGTTCTACTACCGTTGGTGAAATTATTGATGGTCAGCCCAAAGTCAGAACCGTTGTATTATCATTTTCTTTTTTTGATGAAACCGTTTTAAAAACTTTTGTAGTTGCCGATCCTATGGGCACCGAATTTGAGACCGGTAAAAACTTGATTGGAGAAATAAACAGTATGGAGGGGGTGGCCGGCGTACTTTTATTTGCAACCCCGCAAAGCATTAGTGTTTCAAAACTGTTCAGAGGAATGTCGGAAGAAAAATTTGATTTTCCTGCTTTTGGCGGCGGCGCCGGTGTTTATGATTCGAATGCAGCTTCCATAATATTTTTAGGCCGGCAAGCAATAAGCAAGGGAGTCATTTGCGTTGCCTTTTTAAGCAAAAGACTCTATATTTATACCAGGACATTTTTAGGGTGGAGACCGCTCAGCAAAGAAATGACGATTACTCAGGCGGATGGGAATTTGCTGAACCGAATTGATGAGCAAAGTGCTTTTGAAATTTATAACCGATATCTCAATATTCCAAATGATGAACATTTTTTTGCGAATGCGCTTGAATTTCCGATCCTTATACAGAAAGACGGCGAAATGATCGCGAGGGTTCCGTTTTTTGTGACAGAAGATGGCAGCATTGGCTTTTTGGCCGATATTGATTCTGGGGATAAGTTTCATATTGGTTATGGTGAGCCTAACTTGATTTTGAATCATTCGGAATCGATACGGAAAGAATTGTACGATTTTGAACCAGATGCGATTTTTTTGTATGCATGCGTTAGTAGAAGATTTCTATTGCAGGACGATGCAAATCTTGAAGTTCAAACATTCAATCGTATTGCACCTACTACCGGATTTTATACATATGGTGAATTTATCAAACGGAATAACAAAATGAATCTGTTAAACTCAACGATCGTGATCGTTGGAGTCCGTGAAGGAGAACAAAAGTCCCGCCGTAAGTTGAAACTTTATAAAGAAGTCTCAAATCTGCCGATCAGCAACGATCCGTTTTCGACTACACACAGCCGTATTATAACGAGGCTTGTTCATTTTATCAGTGTTGTGACATCAGAGTTGGAAGATGCAAACAAAGAACTCAAAAGGGTTTCCTGCATCGATAAACTTACTCAGATTAATAACAGACTTAAATTGGATGAGGTCTTGGAGCATGAATTTTCCATCAGTACACGTTATAATACTGGCCTCTCAATTTTAATTCTCGATATTGACCATTTTAAAGAAGTAAATGATACTTTTGGCCATCTGGTTGGTGATTTGGTTCTTACGCAGCTGGCGGGCATTTTAAAATCATGTGTTCGTAAGAGTGACACGGTTGGCAGATGGGGTGGAGAAGAATTTTTGGTAATCCTGCCTCATACTCGTATGAAAGATGCCAAAAAGGTTGCCGAAAAAATCAGGGCTGCAGTTGAAAAAACAGACTTCCAACAGGCTGGGCATATTACCTGTAGTATTGGGGTGGCTTCATTTTGTGAAGGCGACAACAGTGAAAAGCTTTTATCCCGTGCTGACGAGGCTTTGTATCATGCGAAAAGCGGAGGCCGAAACCGAGTGGGATATTAA
- a CDS encoding conserved protein of unknown function (Evidence 4 : Unknown function but conserved in other organisms) — MVKIIVEKKLLEEKLAQVKGGDLVELAFVPSQDNHGDYSPAFLHLAAIHSEGIYEDLESIDEFDFDLCTQESA; from the coding sequence GTGGTAAAAATCATTGTAGAAAAAAAATTGTTAGAAGAAAAATTAGCACAAGTAAAGGGTGGAGATCTTGTTGAACTTGCCTTTGTTCCATCCCAAGACAATCATGGTGATTATTCACCAGCATTTCTGCATCTAGCCGCAATACATAGCGAAGGAATCTATGAGGATTTAGAAAGTATTGACGAATTCGATTTCGACTTATGTACGCAGGAAAGCGCATGA
- a CDS encoding protein of unknown function (Evidence 5 : Unknown function) codes for MAINMINSNEERIEELLEGIASSMKEICQLGKYDHLYVTYPANGKATVVAHGEAGLDQYDDVCPKINNLTVENLAQEFNDLAISIETARAEAVALNEQLEAVKLKEKKKVHVELRKSSR; via the coding sequence ATGGCAATTAATATGATCAATTCGAATGAAGAAAGAATAGAGGAACTGTTGGAGGGAATAGCAAGTTCCATGAAAGAAATTTGTCAGCTTGGAAAATATGATCATTTATATGTTACATATCCAGCGAACGGCAAGGCTACTGTGGTTGCGCATGGGGAAGCTGGACTCGATCAGTATGATGATGTTTGCCCGAAAATCAACAATCTGACCGTTGAAAATTTAGCGCAGGAATTTAATGACCTGGCGATCAGTATTGAAACGGCACGTGCAGAAGCAGTCGCTTTAAATGAGCAACTGGAAGCCGTAAAGTTAAAAGAAAAAAAGAAAGTGCACGTTGAATTGCGAAAGTCTAGCAGATAA
- a CDS encoding protein of unknown function (Evidence 5 : Unknown function), translated as MARKPEIWTVQNNLIEDGKTCQVSEHKMKLYKENGNWKTEIISENDRMPKEKQKLIFKRVAKNIEDEINERASRGDIDLQDGNYTIGEILDKM; from the coding sequence ATGGCGCGCAAACCGGAAATTTGGACAGTGCAAAACAACTTAATAGAGGACGGCAAAACGTGCCAGGTCAGTGAGCATAAAATGAAGCTCTATAAAGAAAATGGAAACTGGAAAACAGAAATTATTTCTGAAAACGATAGAATGCCAAAGGAAAAACAGAAATTGATTTTTAAAAGGGTAGCGAAAAATATTGAGGATGAAATCAACGAGCGGGCTTCCAGGGGAGATATAGATTTGCAAGATGGTAATTATACCATTGGAGAAATCTTAGACAAAATGTGA
- a CDS encoding conserved protein of unknown function (Evidence 4 : Unknown function but conserved in other organisms) has protein sequence MNVIPGWTILAYLDGNGELEPEIAAEYCELKAAAINGKPKVLLQIGRLKQSTVQLIRPDAKPDQEIWDGVRRYQFNTDKEIPPEDLGDINLADPNCLYDFLLWGLKNTNTKHVMLILGGHACEYIGLMNDYSGKYPAIMGIPELVTAIEMAANAGEHVIDLLLLDACYCNNIETLYEFGYREDSAVKLLITYRQNADAAGISFRELLKVMGKSNIGSRPKELANKICSELSADLVARVVQSKSLRQLKRLFDSLARRALSSNVCMGKDLSGLFSVKAGENKFEWNEAERISHIVSDLTIGPKTKVQNTGKDIGILDQYIPHQGLASFYYRLAFARDNAWAKLLCSQIKEKNYTLVVTIGFSPLLIPEAKVRGLIKSCNPYTNSFLINVICSKLIDERKWDKHLFPNIYLPNSADSLEK, from the coding sequence ATGAATGTAATTCCCGGTTGGACGATATTGGCTTATCTAGACGGCAATGGGGAACTGGAGCCGGAAATAGCAGCTGAGTATTGTGAATTGAAAGCAGCAGCAATAAACGGAAAGCCGAAAGTCCTTCTCCAAATTGGACGGCTAAAGCAAAGTACCGTACAGCTCATAAGACCTGACGCTAAACCGGATCAGGAGATATGGGATGGAGTTCGGCGCTATCAATTTAATACGGATAAAGAAATTCCGCCGGAGGATTTAGGGGATATTAATCTGGCGGATCCAAATTGTTTATATGATTTTCTCCTCTGGGGGCTTAAGAATACCAATACGAAGCATGTAATGCTGATTCTGGGTGGTCACGCTTGTGAATATATAGGCCTGATGAACGATTACAGTGGAAAATATCCTGCGATTATGGGAATCCCAGAGCTTGTAACCGCTATCGAGATGGCGGCAAACGCTGGGGAGCATGTAATTGATCTGCTGCTGCTGGATGCATGTTACTGCAATAATATTGAGACTCTCTATGAATTTGGATACCGAGAGGACTCTGCCGTTAAATTGCTTATTACGTACAGGCAAAATGCCGATGCAGCAGGAATTTCCTTTCGGGAACTTCTAAAGGTAATGGGAAAAAGCAATATAGGAAGCCGTCCCAAAGAGCTTGCGAATAAAATTTGCTCTGAACTTTCAGCCGATCTTGTTGCTAGAGTCGTTCAGTCAAAAAGTCTGAGACAACTAAAAAGACTATTTGACAGTCTTGCGCGAAGAGCACTCTCTTCAAATGTGTGTATGGGAAAAGATCTGTCGGGCCTTTTTTCGGTAAAAGCAGGAGAAAACAAATTTGAGTGGAATGAAGCAGAAAGAATTTCACATATTGTTTCTGATTTGACCATCGGTCCAAAAACGAAAGTGCAGAATACGGGTAAAGATATTGGGATTCTAGATCAATACATTCCCCATCAGGGGCTGGCTTCTTTTTATTATCGGCTTGCTTTCGCCAGAGACAACGCATGGGCAAAGCTTTTGTGTTCACAGATAAAAGAAAAAAATTATACGCTTGTGGTTACTATCGGATTTTCACCGCTTTTGATTCCAGAAGCAAAGGTACGAGGGCTTATCAAATCATGTAACCCTTATACGAACTCATTCCTTATAAATGTTATATGCAGCAAACTGATTGACGAAAGGAAATGGGATAAACACCTTTTTCCAAACATTTATCTCCCAAATTCCGCAGACAGTTTAGAAAAATAA
- a CDS encoding VCBS repeat-containing protein codes for MSIFFQPAVFYPAGSSPYGITAADFNGDGNLDLAITDIGNEEIAVLLGNGDGTFQAASFFGVGINPTSITAADFNDDGKIDLAVADSNSSDIAILLGNGDGTFLPATAVTVGSNPLSIVSADFNGDHEMDLAVTDVGLGNVNVLFGNGDGTFLSPVPYAVGNSPYGIAAADFTGDGIVDLVAAVGGDNNVAVLINNGDGTFQAATHYSVGTGPMEIAVADFNGDGKRDLAVSNFDSMNVAILLGNGDGTFQAASFILIGSYLEGIIAADFDKNGTFDLAVADNGSNNVAILSGNGDGTFGPEQFYAVGSYAAGLVTGNFNNDGRTDLAVTNTYSNNVAILLNNTNSPLRGVSFLDR; via the coding sequence ATGAGCATATTTTTTCAGCCTGCCGTGTTTTATCCTGCCGGATCTTCCCCTTATGGGATTACGGCTGCTGATTTTAACGGCGACGGGAATCTTGATTTAGCAATCACAGATATTGGTAATGAAGAGATTGCGGTGTTGCTTGGAAACGGTGATGGTACTTTTCAGGCAGCTTCGTTTTTTGGTGTAGGCATTAATCCCACCTCGATTACTGCTGCTGATTTTAACGACGATGGAAAAATTGATTTGGCTGTTGCGGATTCAAATAGCAGTGATATTGCAATCTTGCTTGGCAATGGCGATGGAACCTTTCTGCCGGCTACGGCAGTAACAGTAGGGTCAAATCCTCTATCAATCGTTTCTGCCGATTTTAACGGTGACCATGAAATGGATTTGGCAGTAACCGATGTAGGGCTCGGAAACGTTAATGTGCTGTTTGGCAATGGCGATGGGACCTTTCTGTCGCCTGTGCCTTATGCCGTGGGCAATTCCCCTTATGGAATTGCAGCCGCTGATTTTACCGGTGATGGAATTGTTGATCTGGTTGCGGCAGTTGGTGGGGACAATAACGTTGCGGTTCTGATTAATAATGGTGACGGCACCTTTCAAGCGGCTACGCATTACTCTGTAGGGACTGGTCCTATGGAGATCGCAGTGGCTGACTTTAACGGCGATGGTAAACGTGATTTGGCAGTATCAAATTTTGACTCTATGAATGTGGCAATCCTGCTTGGCAATGGCGATGGCACTTTTCAAGCGGCATCCTTTATTTTAATCGGTTCATATCTTGAGGGAATCATTGCAGCAGATTTTGACAAAAATGGAACGTTTGATTTGGCAGTTGCAGATAACGGCTCCAATAATGTTGCAATATTGAGCGGAAATGGTGACGGTACTTTTGGACCAGAACAATTTTATGCTGTTGGTTCTTACGCTGCGGGATTAGTAACCGGTAATTTTAATAACGATGGCAGAACAGATCTTGCAGTTACAAATACCTATTCAAACAATGTTGCAATTTTGCTTAACAACACAAACTCACCATTGCGTGGTGTGTCTTTCTTGGATAGATAA